Proteins from one Camelina sativa cultivar DH55 chromosome 8, Cs, whole genome shotgun sequence genomic window:
- the LOC104706475 gene encoding cytokinin dehydrogenase 7 has translation MIAYIEPYFLDNDAEATSAVTAAVLSTDGVSESLNIQGEILCGGAAADIAGRDFGGMNCVKPLAVVRPVGPEDIAGAVKAALRSDKLTVAARGNGHSINGQAMAEGGLVVDMSSTAENHFEVGFCGDTAYVDVSGGALWENVLKRCVSEYGLAPRSWTDYLGLTVGGTLSNAGVSGQAFRYGPQTSNVTELDVITGNGDVVTCSEVENSELFFSVLGGLGQFGIITRARVLLQPAPDMVRWIRVVYTEFDEFTRDAEWLVSQKDESSSFDYVEGFVFVNGDDPVNGWPTVPLHPDHDFDPTRLPQSSGSVLYCLELCLHYRDSDSNSTVDKRVERLIERLRFIEGLRFEVDLSYVDFLLRVKRSEEIAKEIGTWETPHPWLNLFVSKRDIGEFNRTVFKELVKNGVNGPMLVYPLLRSRWDDRMSVEVPEGEIFYIVALLRFVPPCTKASSVEKLVAQNQEIVHWCVRNGTDFKLYLPHYKSREEWIRHFGNRWSRFVDRKAMFDPMAILSPGQKIFNRSP, from the exons atgataGCTTACATAGAACCATACTTCTTGGATAACGACGCCGAGGCTACCTCCGCCGTCACCGCCGCCGTATTATCTACTGATGGCGTTTCTGAGTCACTTAACATCCAAGGAGAAATCCTGTGCGGCGGCGCAGCCGCTGATATCGCCGGGAGGGATTTCGGCGGCATGAACTGTGTGAAGCCACTTGCCGTGGTGAGACCCGTGGGACCGGAGGATATTGCCGGAGCGGTGAAAGCGGCTCTGAGGTCGGATAAACTCACGGTGGCGGCTCGCGGAAACGGCCATTCCATCAACGGCCAAGCCATGGCGGAAGGAGGACTCGTCGTCGATATGAGCTCCACGGCGGAGAATCATTTCGAGGTGGGGTTTTGTGGTGACACGGCGTACGTCGATGTCTCCGGAGGGGCATTATGGGAAAATGTGTTGAAACGGTGCGTTTCGGAGTACGGTTTGGCTCCGAGGTCGTGGACTGATTACCTCGGGCTGACGGTGGGTGGGACGTTGTCCAATGCCGGCGTTAGTGGACAAGCGTTCCGTTACGGACCACAGACGTCGAATGTAACGGAGTTAGACGTCATAACGGGAAACGGAGACGTCGTCACTTGCTCGGAGGTTGAGAACTCTGAGCTCTTCTTCTCCGTTTTAGGTGGTCTTGGCCAGTTTGGTATCATCACCAGAGCTAGGGTTTTGCTACAGCCAGCTCCAGATATG GTGAGATGGATAAGAGTAGTATACACCGAGTTCGACGAGTTCACTCGGGATGCCGAGTGGCTAGTGAGTCAGAAGGACGAGTCGTCATCGTTCGATTACGTGGAAGGATTCGTGTTCGTCAACGGTGATGACCCGGTCAACGGATGGCCGACTGTTCCGCTCCACCCGGATCATGATTTTGACCCGACCCGACTCCCACAATCTTCTGGGTCGGTTCTTTATTGCCTCGAACTCTGTCTTCACTACAGAGACTCCGATTCCAACTCAACCGTCGACaag AGGGTGGAGAGATTGATCGAACGGCTAAGATTTATTGAAGGATTAAGGTTTGAGGTAGATCTGTCTTACGTTGACTTTTTACTTCGGGTTAAACGGTCCGAGGAGATCGCCAAGGAGATCGGCACGTGGGAAACGCCCCACCCGTGGCTTAACCTCTTCGTGTCGAAGCGAGACATCGGAGAATTTAACCGGACGGTGTTTAAAGAACTTGTCAAGAACGGAGTCAATGGGCCGATGCTAGTGTACCCACTCTTGCGAAGCAG GTGGGATGACCGGATGTCGGTGGAAGTGCCGGAAGGAGAGATATTCTACATTGTGGCATTGCTTCGGTTCGTGCCGCCGTGTACAAAAGCTTCATCGGTTGAGAAATTGGTAGCTCAAAACCAAGAGATCGTTCATTGGTGTGTCAGAAATGGAACAGATTTCAAATTGTATCTTCCTCATTACAAGTCTCGAGAGGAATGGATTCGCCATTTTGGAAACCGATGGTCGAGATTTGTTGACAGGAAAGCTATGTTTGATCCTATGGCTATCCTTTCACCCGGCCAAAAAATTTTCAATAGGTCTCCTTGA